The DNA segment TGAATCGATTCACGCATGGTACGCTGATCACGAGCAAAGGCGGCACACAACCGGCACATGTGCAAATGCATCCAAACGACGATCCGCTTGCGACGCGGCAGAGGCGCGTCGAGCGACTGAGATACCAGCTTGGAAATTTCTTTGCATGAAAACATGGAGATCAGCACTCGTTATTCTTTTTCCTGCAGCCACCGCAACTTGATGCAACGAGCCAGCCGAATACGGGCACGGTGCAGAAGGACCCACAGGTTAGACGGAGTAATGTTCAACTCCTTACAGATTTCTGTGGAATTTAATTCTTCCATTTCCCGCAGTGCAAAAACGCCCGATTGCTTCTCTGGCAGGGCGGCCAAGCATTTTTGAAAAATCGGCCAAAATTCGGCTCGGTCGATCGAATCAAGCGGCTGCAGAAGCGTCTCACGCATGCTCTTCTTCCACCGCCCCCTCTCATCGAAGTACAGGTTTAGCGAATCGGAGGGGTCGACCGACTCAGACGATGTCATACGTCTCTGATCGCGAATGAAATCGATAATTTTCCGTTTAAGGATCCCCATCAGCCAACCTTGATGAGTCCCCCTACCTGCGAACTGACTTTGATGCTCAAGCCCGGCAACAAAGGTCTGCTGCACGACCTCTTCCGCAGCGGTTGCATCACGCAATCGAGAGACGGCGTAGCGATAAAGCGCATCGCCGTATTCCTCAACCCAATCCTCGGGCTCAGATGTCGAAGCACTGGTCATATCAGTGGAATATCCCCAAAACTCGCTTTTTCAATGAGCCGTGCAGTTTAGAACGATCCGCTTCCGCTGGGTAGGTTATGACGTGAGTCTTTCCCACGACAGAAAGTGCAGACTGGAACCGTCTGAAGAAGAATCCAGGTTATTCGCGAACAGGAACAGGTTCACACCGTCCGAGAAAAAGAGGGGATAGTCGCGTTACTTTCAAGGACAGCCTGTGATTCGAAGTCGTCCGGCTTGGCCAATGTCTCCTTTCGCTGCGCGAAAGAACGTTCCATCATACGTTACTTTCGCGGAGTCAAAGGCGACACTGATTCAGCGATAGCGGAGGGCGTTTGGCACGAATCGGAATCGCAGCGGCCAGTCAACTTTAGACGGTGCTTTGCAAAATGATGGTAGCCGAATTCAAGACCATGAGAGATTACGGGTAACCGAGTCAACCAAGCGATCGGGCCCAAACCAACGGCGGCGTATAGCCGCCGAAAAACTTCGACGCCAACAATCCACTCGCCACTTGGCAGACGGCCTTGGATCTCGTCCATGAATTCCGTCATCGTCTTATTAAAATCATCCGGATTGAAATCCTGCGCTGCGATATCGGTAAACCGAATCCGATGCTTTCGGTCCATCCACCGCAATAACTTGATTTCACGTAAACAGAGCGGGCAAGCGCCGTCATAAAAGACTTCGACATGCCACTCGTTGTTGTCACCCTGGCTCATTGTCCCGGCGCCTCGACGGATTCAGGCTGCTGCACACGAATCAGCACTTCGTTCCGACGCAGCGGCCCCGGAGTGAATGGGGCGTCGTATCCTGCGGTCTCGGCCTTCGCTTCACCAGCGAGCGACTTGGACTCCATCCACGTTCGCAGCTTTGCTTCATTTTCCTTTGCCAACTCTTTTGACATTCGTCCAGGGAAGCGGATCACTGCGAAACGGCCTCCCTCACGTTTCCGAATCGCGACCGATGAAGATTTTGGTTCCGGGGTTCCTGAATCAACAACATTCTTTGGAACAACAAACCCCATCTTCCCTTCCGATTCGGCTTGGCCCGCTTCCATAAAGACCGGAGTCGTCATCGCGATTTTCTGCTCCCCCTCATTCGCTCCGCTGATGTAACCGAACAGCCGCATAAAACTGCCATCACGACCTCGAGCATCTGGATCGGTATTTGTTGAGGCCAGCATCAAATCGGGATATTCACGAATCTCAATGTTGCCATCCTTTTCCACAACCTTGTACTCGGCCGATTCGTAGCCGTCTTCCGCTATCCCAGAAGAGGCAAGACCTACCAGGACGCCCAAACCAAGCAATTTGACCATGAAGGGGATTCGAATACTCATTGGACCGTTACTCCGGATCTCAAAATTTCAGGTATGGATGTTCAACCACGAATTCGTTGTGACTTTAGAAAGCCGACTAGTGCAACTTCGAGACCAAACCAAACGCAGTCTTTCTTATCGCCACCTAAATCAGCCGATCGATTAAGGTGCCAGCGGTACTAAAGTCGCTTGTTTTGCGGGAAATAAACCCGTTCTAAGCAGGAAGTACCGCAAAGAGACAACAGATACATCGCGGCATTTTGCGGGTCAGCGCAGCGGAAAAAATTGGCCTGCATCCATCCAGACGAACTTATTTGTATCATACGTCCGATCACGGCCCTCTCTTGAAGCTTCGCCGCCTGAGCTAGACAAGCCAAGATGGCTGTCGCTTCGATTTGTCTCCGCTTCCATGTTTACTCTTGCCATGACCACTCCGCAGACCGCTGTCCGCCCGTTCCTGCCGTCCGATGCAACCGCATGCTTAGAGCTGTTTCGCGACACGGTCCATCGAGTCAATTCCCGAGACTATTCCTCCGCTCAAATTCACGCGTGGGCCCCGCTGGACGTGAAGGTTCCGGGCTGGATGGAACGTTTTGAGAACCGGATTGCCTACGTTGCCGTCGCAGGATCTTCCCTCGCAGGCTTCGCCGACATGACGGTTGAAGGACACCTCGATCGACTCTTCGTATCGGCAGACCACCAAAGGCAAGGTATTGCAGGTCGCCTATTGACGCACCTGCTGAACGACGACCGGCGCACCTCTGATTCCGGTATCACCACCGAAGCGAGTATTACCGCTAAGCCATTCTTCGAATCTATCGGTTTCACGGTGGTCAAGAAACAGACCGTGTTATGCCGAGGCGTGGAACTGACAAATTTTAAGATGCTACTGGGACGAGGCACCGCTGATTGAACCCACTTCGTCGAACGACCAAACGAACCGTGGGGGTCAATAAACCAGATACAATGCTCTCATTCCATTTGAAGTCGGTTCCCCTGATAACCGACCGCCAAAGCAACTCCAATGCATTACTGCCCGAGCGAGAAAGAGAAGCGATGTTCCTAGAACGCTGGGACTTCTTTTCAGCATCACGCTCCATTCTGGCCGAGCCGCGGATCCTCCTGACGCGGGCTAGTGGGAACCGAATCGATTAGCGAACGCGTGGCCTTAAACGTTTTCCGTTTCGTTGCGGGCACGTTCCTCCAGCAATTTAACGGCGTGGCCTTCCCCCCACTTCTTTAACTCTTTCAAAATGCCACGAAGCGATTCCCCTTCGGCGTTAAGTTCGTATTCGACTCGCGGTGGCACTTCGGCATAAACAATCCGGTTTACCAAACCGCTTGCTTCAAGATCGCGAAGTTGTTTTGTTAGCATTCGCTGAGTCACACAGCCAACGCATCGCTTTAACTCGCTGAATCGAAGTCGACCGTCAAGCAGATGAAAGAGAATAATCCCTTTCCACTTCCCTCCAATCAACTCCAGCGTCGCCTCCACCGGGCAAGCCGGAGGATCGTAACTAAGATGCCGCGATTTGCCATTAGTATCCATTCTGTACCTACATGCCCGAAATGTGCGTTCTTGCATTTACAACCACTACTCCTATTATCAACTCAGCTCAAACAAACAGCAACCCAAATGAATGTTTTGGAGCGATCGAATTCAAGGTCGCTTCTTCACCCGCTCGCAGGTGTCCCCTTCGAATAAGGCCAGAGTCATGAAAGCCGTTGCACTCACCCACTATTTGCCGATTACCGATCCAAACTCGTTGATGGATGTCGAACTGGATAAACCGGTTCCTACCGGACGTGACTTACTGATTGCCACCAAAGCGATCGCCGTCAATCCGGTCGACTACAAAGTTCGAGCCCCCAAAGAGACCGTCGAACCGACGCCCAAAGTGCTCGGCTGGGATGCCGCAGGAATCGTCGAAGCGGTCGGCCCGGACGTAACGTTGTTCCAGCCGGGCGACGAGGTCTACTACGCGGGAGACATCACCCGCCAAGGTGCGAATTCAGAATTTCATTTGATCGACGAACGTATCGTCGGGAGCAAACCGAAATCGCTGGACTTCGCTCACGCAGCTGCGTTCCCGTTGACGTCGATCACGGCCTACGAAGCGTTTTTTGAGCGTCTTAACATCGACGTCGATGGTGCGAACAAAGGCGAATCGATATTGATCATCGGAGGTGCAGGAGGGGTGGGATCGATCGCGATTCAACTTGCAAAGATCGCAGGCCTCAACGTGATCACCACTGCATCGCGTCCAGAGTCTTCCGCGTGGGTCAAGAAATTGGGCGCCGATCATGTGATCAATCACCGAGAACCATTACGGCCGCAAATTGAATCGATCGGATTGAAGTACGTCGACTACATCGCACTGTTCAACGACACCGACGGGCACTGGAATGCGGCAGTCGATTTGATTCGGCCGCAAGGTCACATCGTAACCATCGTGGAAAACAGCAAGCCACTCGAGCAAAACGAAATGAAGATGAAGGCTGCGACCTTCTCGTGGGAATTCATGTTCACGCGTTCCATGTTTCAGACCCCCGACATGATCGAACAGCATCATCTGCTGAACCGGATTGCGCATTGGATCGATGATGGTCGAATCCAGGGGACCGCAGGGGACGTCATGTCACCGATCAACGCAAAGAACCTGCGTGCCGCTCATGCGACATTAGAAGAGGGCCGAGCCATCGGCAAGATCGTGCTCAAGGGCTGGGAATAAGCAGACCGGTGTTGGGTGCCACCACTTAACCAGCTGTCGATTTAGTCCGGAGGCGAAGAATGATTGCTGTGTGTCGTCTTTCGAGAGGAACGTAAAGTTCATAGGTGACGTATTGCCGGGCTGTATACGCTCTGGAGAGGCGTAGGCAGGAGGCTAAGCATCGCCATCCGAGTCGGTATTGGCACGTAGCAGAGTCTCTCCGAGACTCGTGCTGACTGAGCTCTCCGCCTCGGAGAGGCGGAGCTACGAGGCGACGCATCGCCATCCGAGTAGGTGCATTGGCACGTAGCAGAGTCTCTCCGAGACTCGTGCTGGACAAGTTCTCCGCCTCGGAGAGGCGGAGCTACGAGGCGATGCATCACCATCCGGGTCGGTGCAATAGCACGTAGCAGAGTCTCTCCGAGACTCGTGCTGGACAAGTTCTCCGCCTCGGAGAGGCAGAGCTACGAGGCGATGCATCACCATCCGAGTCGGTAATAGCGCGTAGCAGAGTCTCTCCGAGACTCGTGCTGACCGAGCTCTCCGCCTCGGAGAGGCGGAGCTACGAGGCGATGCATCGCCATCCGAGTAGGTGCATTGGCACGTAGCAGAGTCTCTCCGAGACTCGTGCTGACTGAGCTCTCCGCCTCGGAGAGGCGGAGCTACGAGGCCAACCGTCTGAACAGTTCAACCAGGTCAAGCTTTCTTGACGAACTCGGATTTTAGCGACATGGCTCCGATACCATCGATCTTGCAATCGATGTCATGATCGCCGTCCACGATTCGGATGTTCTTGACCTTCGTTCCCCCTTTGACGACGCCGCCTCGGAACTTTAGGTCTTTGATGACGACGACCGTGTCGCCCGATTCTAGAAGGTTGCCGTTGGCGTCTCGCGTGGCATCGTCGTCGGCGTTATCCGCTGATTCAGCAGGCGACCACTCATGGGCACAGGTTGGACAGACAAGCAACGGTCCGTCTTCGTAGGTAAATTCGCCGTCGCACTGGGGGCAGTTCGGTAGTTCGCTCATTGTTTGGTCGCTAAGGAATTGTGGGGCTCTTTAACAATTCACAATTGTTGCAGATGTTGGCGACATGAACAGATGAGACAAAAAGTCGCTTTTGTCGAAAGCGTTTCTCATAAAAAACCGGCGTTGCCGCGGCTCCCGAATGCAGACCGGCAAAAAAGTTCAGTCTGCGATCTACCAAATAGATAACGTCCAAGTTAAATCGCTGCCTAAACCAATTTGGCTCCGTTGGGAATCGGTTCGTCGGGTCCCGCCAAAATGACCGAACCATCTTCGCGGTAAAAACCCAAGATAAGGAATTGCGACATGAAGGTTGCGATTTGCTTGGGTGGAAAATTGATGACGCCAATGATCTGGCGTCCCACCAGTTCGTCTTTGGTGTAGTTCAGCGTAATCTGAGCGCTCGTTCGCTTAGTCCCCAGCTCTTCCCCAAAATCGACGGTCACCTTGTAGGCTGGCTTACGCGCTTCGGGAAAATCGTCGACCGCGATGATCGTGCCCGCCCGCATGTCAACGCGTTCAAACGCCTGCCATGTGGTGATTCCGCTTTGCAAACCCGATTCGGCAAGGAGCAACGCGATCACTTCCTCGACACGTCGTTCACGCGTCGCCGGCAATTTTGCTGACGCCACAGGAAGCGATTGAGCTCGACGCTTTCCCGCGGTCCAGGTTTGCCATACCTCCATCGCGGCTTCGTTTGCCTCCAAGGCAAACTGCAATTCAGGCGGCACAACGACAGTCTCGGAATCGGTGACTGCAAAAGAAACGCTCGCAGTGTCGCCGGGTGAAATGCCACACAACTTTTGCAGTTTCTTAGACACCATGAAGCACCACCTGCCCTTATCTGGCATCAAACCGCATTCAAACCGGACGCCATTGATTTCACCATCGATACGCAAACGCTTCGATGTCCCAAAATCCAATTGCGAAACAATGTGCGCCGGTAGGTACACGAGCGTCGCGGAGATCTCGACTTCAAAGTTAAACGGGTAGTCACTCATGGTGCATCGAAACCGGGGGCAATTATCGAAAAAGAAGCGTCAGACTTATCAAGGCTAGCGTACTGGCGAAAAAGCCTATGTCATACAGGTCGAGGCCGTTTCGAAAGAATGAACAGGCCAGAAACGGCGATCAGCCCACATCCTATTAGCATGGGAGCGGTGAGCGGTTCGTCAAACAGTAACATCCCAAATCCAATTCCGAAGATCAACCGCGAATAACGGAAGGGAGTGACCGCAGAGACCTGCCCGATCCGCATCGCTTTCATCAACCCAGCGTACGCGACAACGCCGAAAGTCACCGCCCCCAACAGTCCAAGGGCGACTTGCATGGTCGGCCAAACATACGGTTTCGCATCCCAGATCGAATACAGCCCCCCCGCCACAACAATCGCAACAAATCCATAAAACCCTAGCACCGACGTACTCAGACTTAATGGGGCGGCACGGCTGGCAAGATCGCGACCGGCAAAGCCCAGCATTCCCAAAACGGCCAACACAGACAGCATCGAAAAACTATCCGTCCCCGGACGGACAATAATCAACACCCCCGCCAGCCCAACAAACACGGCCACCCATCTTCGCCAGCCGACTTTTTCACCGAAAACGATTGCCGCCCCGGCAATCACGACGATGGGCGTTGCCTGCAGAATGACCGTCGCGGCGGACAATGGCGTCAGTGCAATCGCGAGCACATAAAACAGGCGGGCGAAGACCTCGAAGACAGCGCGAAGCCGCATCGTGGGAGAAAAAACGTCCGAGGTGAACAGCGGTTGTTGATTCCTGATCGCCAGAAAGGCAAACAGACTGGCCCCACCTAGTCCAAACAAAATCAGAACCTGCCCAATCGGAAGCGACTTTGAAGCCGCTTTGACAAAAACGTCTTCAACCGCGAACGCGGCCATTGCCGCAACCATCCAAAAACTACCAACCAAATTCGCTCGACGACTGGTTTCGATCCCGCGAGACACAGCGGCTCCTACAATAATTTTCAAGTATCAAAATAAAGTGCCTGATCTGGCGCACTATTCATATCGCAGAAATAGCGAAGTGCAACTCCCTTCAAATCACAAAGACGACTTGCGCGACAACGATCAGGTTTTACCAAATCGTGTGAGCCGAAACCTCGAAAACAAATCGGCTAGCACCCGGCAAGAGAGGCAGGATACATTTTTCCGCACTGAAAGAACCAAGCTGCCATTGATTCGAAACCACGAAGAAATACCTCGGCAATTGCTCTAGAGAGAGCAGCACCTGTACCTATAAGTGGCCGGACGTCACCATCTTGGTGAATTGCCTAGCTATCGGGAGGTTCCAGGCTAACTTGCCATTACGGCTCCCCTCCAAACCAGATATCGCGGTTCGAGCCTAGCCGAGGCATTAACGAAAGCGACTGCGGGTAAATACAGGCAAAGCGTTAGGCGGGGTCACCGAGACTCCCCACACCCGAAACCACTGTTTGGGACGATCACTAGCTACACTGTGCACGGACTAGAACAGTCGCCAAACCAACACCAATTTTCGAATACTTCTCTCAGCCCACTAGCCGACAATTTGGTTATTGATTGAATGTATTAATCCGCTTAAGCGTAAGAGGATCAACATTTGGATGTTGAACGATTACCGGTTTTTCCCGTCGAATGCCCCGCCCATCAATGATGCAGTGAGACCCACGGGGGACGTCAAGCAATTCAATCGAGTAATCGGCCTCTCGGAAATCCTGGTTCACACTGTGCCACTCAAATGCTAGATCGAAGCTGAACGTGGAAGTACTCACATCGGGGATTCCTACCGTTAGATCCGTGTGGGTAGACAACGGAACCCAGGTTCCGTTCAACGGTTTCCACGACGTTGATACCGTGATCGTCGGAACTCTCCAGCTTTCCTCCTTGTCAGGTGAATCACCTTTTCGCAGCGATTGAGTTTCCAACCTTACCACCGTGTAGCCATTGCCTGTGTCGATCCAACATCGAGTTCGGCGGTTGGACGCCTTAAGTTGGTCAAGAGGGTCCCCATGAATGACTGTCAGAACGACAAGGCCATCCTGGTCAAGTCGTTCTAGCTCAATTTTCTCTTCTTTATGGGAGCGACGAATCATCTTCTCGTAGGCCGCGAGATTCATGGAGTTCATAAGATCGACATAAATGCTTAATCCAACAGCTCGCAAATCCAATGCACGCATGGGAGTGTTAACGTCTGACACACTGATTGTTGAAGCTTCAACACTCTTCACGTAGCCCTCTGACGCAGCCAAAATGGTGATCCTATGCAGCGGATTGACGGTAGGCTTATCAGACAGGTTATGCAATTCTTCCTCGTGAAACAGATGATTCTGAGAGTAATCAAAACGAAATCTCTCCACGATGTCTCTCGTGTTCCGCGTCATTTCCTGGTTTGCAAAATTAGCTACCTGCTTCAGTCCTCGCACACTGACATCTCCCGCGTAAAGTTTTTTGCGTTCAAGAAAAACGCGCTCGATCACCTCGTCAATGTCAAGATCATCACTTTTCGCCACGCTGGCATGAATGGTTAACATCGCTGTCACAACGACCATTGCAAACACAAAATGCGAGTATTTTCGATTCAAAAAATTTGCCATAATCGGTTCCCAATCCTTCGCAATCGCGCTAAGTTTGTGGAGCAAGACACAGCAGAGCAGAGCAAATGGTTTTCGGTAATTTTTTCACGCTACCCGGCGGTGATAAAATTCGCCAGCAAACGTTTCTAAGGCCTACGACGCCTCATAGCAAGCGTCTTCAGCCACATAGATCTTTCCCAAAAATTGCGAGCACGGTCCCGTGGCACCACTTTCAGGATCGAACAAAACGAAGAAATTTCAAGAAAACACACAAACACTTGCATCCGAAACCAGACCTCCTTGGCTTGACACAAATCCAGACTCCAAATTGAACTGCGCAGGGCCATATCCATTTGCCTTGCTTTAGGTCGATTATCCCCCTGCGGCCCGACGCAGAACCTTCGACGACACGACGTTCCTATCGAGAAGAGGCGAAGTGAACGGAAAACGAACCGATTAGTTCCGTATTAACAGATCGACACTGAAATCGAAGAGCGGGACAACGATTTAGGCGGATTGGTACGCAACCCCCATCCGCATCATTTGACTTCCTGTAGAATCGCCACTAACTCTGCAAGGTCTTTCACGACATAGTCAGGCCGATCGACGTTCGGGTAAAGTGCTTTGCCTGGTCGAGCGACGAAGGCTGTTTGCAGCCCGACGCTTTTGGCTCCCGCCAAATCCCATGCATGAGCAGCAACCATCAGGACATCCTGCGGATCGACATTCAGATCTTTCAAGACACTGTGGTAGGGGGCTGGGTGAGGTTTAAATTTGCGAACGGCATCGACGCTGTATCGCTTTTCAAAAAATTCGGTAAGCCCCGCATTCTTGAACTGCGTTTCCACACCAATCGCCGACGAATTGGTCAAACTGACGATTTTAAACCCAGCCTTGTCCAGTGCCTTCAGTCCCGCAACCACATCTGCGTGTGGCGGCAGCGAACGAAGCGGCGTCACAATCGCCTTTTTAGCTTCTTCGTAACTAAGCTCCACGCCTTGTGTTTCCGCAACCATCATCAATGCGGCGGTTCCAATTTCACCAAAGCTGTGGTAGTTATCGCTCAACGTTTCGACCAACGAATAATGCAACATCGTGGAAAACCAGAGTGGCAAAAGGTCTTCGCGGCCGCCTAACGCTTGCCCAACCGATGTCTTCAACGGAGCCATGTCAAGCAACGTTTCGTTGACATCAAAGATGATAACGGTTGGTCTTCTCATAACCTTCTCCGGATGATGTACAGCGGACTCCTCATGCAGACCTGACGGCTCTTGGGCGAACGTCTTGTATCCACTCCCACTCAGTACCATTCCAGCAAGCACAATTGCGACAATATTTTTTGACATACTAAGACTTCTTTCTTGAATGACAGCGGTAACATTTTTTTTACAACAGACCAAATGCGTCGAAACTACCCAAGACTTTCCTGCATGTCTGCTTCGACCACGTTCTCTGCGAAACTTTGGTAAGCAGCCCCTACCTGCTGAGCCATCGGATCGGTCCAAACATGAAATCGATCGTTGGCGATGGCATCAAAAATTGCCGTGGCAACCAATTCAGGCGATGCTGCGATATCTCCGAATCCTGCGGCCGATCCCATGTCGGTCTGAATGGGCCCCGGGTGTACGCTGACGACAAGGGTCCCTTGGTCGCCCAGTGAACTTCGCAGCCCCTGCGTGATGGCATAGCTTGCAGCCTTGGACGCGCAATAGGTCGCGAAATCAGGGAAGGTTTTAACCGACGCGACACTGTTCAGCTGAGCAAAGGCACCGCCACCGTTGGCTTTTAGTACGGGGCCGAACGCTTGGGCGACACGCATCAGACCATAAACGTTCGCGTTCATTTCAAACTGCAAAGCATCGATCGCGTCATCGCTCATGGCCGAAGCCGTTTTCATTACCCCGGCGTTATTGATAACAACATCCACGTCGGCTGCAGTGGTTGCCGCTGCGGCGATCGATGAAGGGTCGTCCAAATCAACACGGACCGGCACCACTCGGTCACCATGTTCGGCGACGAGGGAGTTGGCGGAATCAAGCTTTCGGACAGCCGCGTAGACCTTGGTCGCGCCACGCTGCAGCGCTTCTTCAAGAGTCACTTTTCCGATCCCACGATTTGCTCCGGTCACCAATACGACCTTGTCTTTAACGTCAAATGCCATTTTCTCTCTCACTGAATAGGAAACATCGAATCTGTAAACTGGAAATTTGGGCGGATGCCACCGTCGATTTGGATCGCCTCATTTTACGGCCAGCGATCCCGATAAGCTTCTGCGTTTTTTGAAAAGCGTCGTCTATCTGAGCCGGGTGCCTCAGGACTCCACAAGCGTGTCCGCACTCCAGGCGTTCTTCGCAAACCCCTTATCGAGTGGCGTTTCAGCAATATGGTTTGTGAAGTTCGAGAGGACTTTGTAGGCGGTTCCTAGAATCACATCGCAAACCGTTTGCTTGGTGTAGCCTGCGGCCAGCAGTGCATCGATGTCAGCATCCTCCAACCATCCTCGCTTCTGATTTACTTTTTCAGCAAACAGACGCAGCGCCTCCAGCTTCGGGTCAGCGATCTCGGTGCCATCACGTAACGCGGTAATGACATCCTGTGGGACTTTCGCAGCCTGCATAATCGATGTGTGAGCGGCCATGCAGTACTCGCACCCGTTCAGCCGATTGTTGGTCATCGCAATGATTTGCTGCTCGGTGGCGCTAAGGTTTGTCTTCTCAGCGAAGATCGCTGAAACGGCCTCGTACGCCTCCAGAAGCGCTGGCGATTCCGCCATGACCGCCAGCAAATTTGGAACATAGCCGTACGCATTCTGGCTCGCTTCCAGCACCGACTTGCTAGCGTCCGGTCCGTTCTCGATCGTGTGAAGGGTGAATTCAGGCATGGTTTACTCTCCTTGTTTTGACCGATCGGTCAAAACTGAGCGTTAAAAAAAGGCGAGAGCACGGAAGCTTGTCCCGTTAGCTTCCTGATCG comes from the Roseimaritima multifibrata genome and includes:
- a CDS encoding carboxymuconolactone decarboxylase family protein is translated as MPEFTLHTIENGPDASKSVLEASQNAYGYVPNLLAVMAESPALLEAYEAVSAIFAEKTNLSATEQQIIAMTNNRLNGCEYCMAAHTSIMQAAKVPQDVITALRDGTEIADPKLEALRLFAEKVNQKRGWLEDADIDALLAAGYTKQTVCDVILGTAYKVLSNFTNHIAETPLDKGFAKNAWSADTLVES
- a CDS encoding DMT family transporter, encoding MSRGIETSRRANLVGSFWMVAAMAAFAVEDVFVKAASKSLPIGQVLILFGLGGASLFAFLAIRNQQPLFTSDVFSPTMRLRAVFEVFARLFYVLAIALTPLSAATVILQATPIVVIAGAAIVFGEKVGWRRWVAVFVGLAGVLIIVRPGTDSFSMLSVLAVLGMLGFAGRDLASRAAPLSLSTSVLGFYGFVAIVVAGGLYSIWDAKPYVWPTMQVALGLLGAVTFGVVAYAGLMKAMRIGQVSAVTPFRYSRLIFGIGFGMLLFDEPLTAPMLIGCGLIAVSGLFILSKRPRPV
- a CDS encoding tRNA-binding protein gives rise to the protein MSDYPFNFEVEISATLVYLPAHIVSQLDFGTSKRLRIDGEINGVRFECGLMPDKGRWCFMVSKKLQKLCGISPGDTASVSFAVTDSETVVVPPELQFALEANEAAMEVWQTWTAGKRRAQSLPVASAKLPATRERRVEEVIALLLAESGLQSGITTWQAFERVDMRAGTIIAVDDFPEARKPAYKVTVDFGEELGTKRTSAQITLNYTKDELVGRQIIGVINFPPKQIATFMSQFLILGFYREDGSVILAGPDEPIPNGAKLV
- a CDS encoding sigma-70 family RNA polymerase sigma factor, whose product is MTSASTSEPEDWVEEYGDALYRYAVSRLRDATAAEEVVQQTFVAGLEHQSQFAGRGTHQGWLMGILKRKIIDFIRDQRRMTSSESVDPSDSLNLYFDERGRWKKSMRETLLQPLDSIDRAEFWPIFQKCLAALPEKQSGVFALREMEELNSTEICKELNITPSNLWVLLHRARIRLARCIKLRWLQEKE
- a CDS encoding SDR family oxidoreductase, with amino-acid sequence MAFDVKDKVVLVTGANRGIGKVTLEEALQRGATKVYAAVRKLDSANSLVAEHGDRVVPVRVDLDDPSSIAAAATTAADVDVVINNAGVMKTASAMSDDAIDALQFEMNANVYGLMRVAQAFGPVLKANGGGAFAQLNSVASVKTFPDFATYCASKAASYAITQGLRSSLGDQGTLVVSVHPGPIQTDMGSAAGFGDIAASPELVATAIFDAIANDRFHVWTDPMAQQVGAAYQSFAENVVEADMQESLG
- a CDS encoding zinc ribbon domain-containing protein YjdM → MSELPNCPQCDGEFTYEDGPLLVCPTCAHEWSPAESADNADDDATRDANGNLLESGDTVVVIKDLKFRGGVVKGGTKVKNIRIVDGDHDIDCKIDGIGAMSLKSEFVKKA
- a CDS encoding thiol-disulfide oxidoreductase DCC family protein, which produces MSQGDNNEWHVEVFYDGACPLCLREIKLLRWMDRKHRIRFTDIAAQDFNPDDFNKTMTEFMDEIQGRLPSGEWIVGVEVFRRLYAAVGLGPIAWLTRLPVISHGLEFGYHHFAKHRLKLTGRCDSDSCQTPSAIAESVSPLTPRK
- a CDS encoding haloacid dehalogenase type II, producing MSKNIVAIVLAGMVLSGSGYKTFAQEPSGLHEESAVHHPEKVMRRPTVIIFDVNETLLDMAPLKTSVGQALGGREDLLPLWFSTMLHYSLVETLSDNYHSFGEIGTAALMMVAETQGVELSYEEAKKAIVTPLRSLPPHADVVAGLKALDKAGFKIVSLTNSSAIGVETQFKNAGLTEFFEKRYSVDAVRKFKPHPAPYHSVLKDLNVDPQDVLMVAAHAWDLAGAKSVGLQTAFVARPGKALYPNVDRPDYVVKDLAELVAILQEVK
- a CDS encoding winged helix-turn-helix transcriptional regulator, with amino-acid sequence MDTNGKSRHLSYDPPACPVEATLELIGGKWKGIILFHLLDGRLRFSELKRCVGCVTQRMLTKQLRDLEASGLVNRIVYAEVPPRVEYELNAEGESLRGILKELKKWGEGHAVKLLEERARNETENV
- a CDS encoding zinc-binding alcohol dehydrogenase family protein: MKAVALTHYLPITDPNSLMDVELDKPVPTGRDLLIATKAIAVNPVDYKVRAPKETVEPTPKVLGWDAAGIVEAVGPDVTLFQPGDEVYYAGDITRQGANSEFHLIDERIVGSKPKSLDFAHAAAFPLTSITAYEAFFERLNIDVDGANKGESILIIGGAGGVGSIAIQLAKIAGLNVITTASRPESSAWVKKLGADHVINHREPLRPQIESIGLKYVDYIALFNDTDGHWNAAVDLIRPQGHIVTIVENSKPLEQNEMKMKAATFSWEFMFTRSMFQTPDMIEQHHLLNRIAHWIDDGRIQGTAGDVMSPINAKNLRAAHATLEEGRAIGKIVLKGWE
- a CDS encoding anti-sigma factor family protein; amino-acid sequence: MFSCKEISKLVSQSLDAPLPRRKRIVVWMHLHMCRLCAAFARDQRTMRESIHSASEIVDEPRKTHPESGLTVEAKQRIKKSLESRDL
- a CDS encoding SOUL family heme-binding protein encodes the protein MSIRIPFMVKLLGLGVLVGLASSGIAEDGYESAEYKVVEKDGNIEIREYPDLMLASTNTDPDARGRDGSFMRLFGYISGANEGEQKIAMTTPVFMEAGQAESEGKMGFVVPKNVVDSGTPEPKSSSVAIRKREGGRFAVIRFPGRMSKELAKENEAKLRTWMESKSLAGEAKAETAGYDAPFTPGPLRRNEVLIRVQQPESVEAPGQ
- a CDS encoding GNAT family N-acetyltransferase, which translates into the protein MFTLAMTTPQTAVRPFLPSDATACLELFRDTVHRVNSRDYSSAQIHAWAPLDVKVPGWMERFENRIAYVAVAGSSLAGFADMTVEGHLDRLFVSADHQRQGIAGRLLTHLLNDDRRTSDSGITTEASITAKPFFESIGFTVVKKQTVLCRGVELTNFKMLLGRGTAD